The Streptomyces xanthii genome has a segment encoding these proteins:
- a CDS encoding ester cyclase produces MTATQAEPAIPAAPTVQQRNKQIALDCAAAWNRWELDGILEHWAPDIRHYSEDRQVDTQQMIGAMKGGLAAFPDLHLDVKSAVAEDDRVILRITVDATHLGEFMGKAPTGKKVTWYMLEELRFDADGKIIEHYDVFNYLPMLKELGFVPSDDQ; encoded by the coding sequence ATGACCGCCACACAGGCCGAGCCGGCGATCCCCGCCGCCCCCACCGTCCAGCAGCGCAACAAGCAGATCGCCCTCGACTGCGCCGCCGCCTGGAACCGCTGGGAACTGGACGGCATCCTGGAGCACTGGGCGCCGGACATCCGGCACTACTCCGAGGACCGCCAGGTCGACACCCAGCAGATGATCGGTGCGATGAAGGGCGGCCTCGCCGCCTTCCCCGACCTCCACCTGGACGTCAAGAGCGCCGTCGCCGAGGACGACCGCGTCATCCTGCGCATCACCGTGGACGCCACCCACCTCGGCGAGTTCATGGGCAAGGCCCCCACGGGCAAGAAGGTCACCTGGTACATGCTCGAGGAGCTCCGCTTCGACGCGGACGGCAAGATCATCGAGCACTACGACGTCTTCAACTACCTGCCCATGCTCAAGGAACTGGGGTTCGTGCCGTCCGACGACCAGTGA
- a CDS encoding aromatase/cyclase: MSNEETGGRVHRTVHEVEADAPADVVYGIVADTARWPLFFPPNVHVEQLESDGTTERLRMWATANGQVKSWASRRVLDPSARRIDFRQEVSAAPVESMGGSWIVTELGPERSRLTLLHDFTVVGDDPADVEWVERATDSNSRKELENLRTLVSGWRALEGLVLSFEDSVRIDGPAERVYAFLEQAGKWPERVAHVDRLELTEDEPGVQVMAMDTRTADGSVHTTESVRVCFPEDRRIVYKQTETPALMAAHTGRWTVVPAEGGGVVATSHHSVVLREEPIERVLGEGADVARARGYVREALGRNSTATLNLAKAFAESAA; encoded by the coding sequence ATGTCGAACGAGGAGACGGGCGGGCGGGTGCACCGCACCGTTCACGAGGTGGAGGCCGACGCCCCGGCCGACGTGGTGTACGGGATCGTCGCGGACACCGCCCGGTGGCCGCTGTTCTTCCCGCCGAACGTGCATGTGGAGCAGCTGGAGTCCGACGGCACGACCGAGCGGCTGCGGATGTGGGCGACGGCCAACGGGCAGGTGAAGTCGTGGGCTTCGCGCCGTGTGCTGGATCCGTCGGCGCGGCGGATCGACTTCCGTCAGGAGGTGTCGGCGGCTCCGGTGGAGTCGATGGGCGGCTCGTGGATCGTGACCGAGCTGGGTCCCGAGCGTTCGCGGCTGACGCTGCTGCACGACTTCACGGTCGTGGGTGACGATCCGGCGGACGTGGAGTGGGTCGAGCGGGCCACGGACTCCAACAGCCGCAAGGAGCTGGAGAACCTGCGGACTCTGGTGTCCGGCTGGCGTGCTCTGGAGGGCCTGGTGCTGTCCTTCGAGGACTCCGTGCGGATCGACGGTCCCGCGGAGCGGGTGTACGCGTTCCTGGAGCAGGCCGGCAAGTGGCCGGAGCGGGTGGCGCACGTGGACCGGCTCGAGCTGACCGAGGACGAGCCGGGCGTGCAGGTGATGGCGATGGACACGCGGACCGCCGACGGGTCGGTGCACACCACCGAGTCGGTGCGGGTGTGTTTCCCCGAGGACCGGCGGATCGTCTACAAGCAGACGGAGACGCCCGCTCTGATGGCGGCGCACACGGGCCGCTGGACGGTCGTGCCGGCCGAGGGCGGTGGCGTCGTCGCGACGTCGCACCACAGTGTGGTGCTGCGCGAGGAGCCGATCGAGCGGGTGCTGGGCGAGGGTGCGGACGTGGCGCGGGCGCGTGGTTACGTGCGCGAGGCGCTGGGCCGCAACAGCACGGCGACGCTGAACCTGGCCAAGGCGTTCGCGGAGAGCGCGGCGTAG
- the fabG gene encoding 3-oxoacyl-ACP reductase FabG, giving the protein MTAPTNPVALVTGATSGIGLAVARDLGRRGHRVFLCARTPEKVAETVAQLRSEGIEADGTAADVRDRESVTALVAAAVAAFGPISVLVNNAGRSGGGVTADIDDDLWFDVINTNLNSVFLLTREVLKKGGMEGAAYGRIINIASTAGKQGVVLGAPYSASKHGVVGFTKALGNELAPTGITVNAVCPGYVETPMAQKVRAGYAAAYETSEEAVMAKFTAKIPLGRYATPEEVAGLVGYLTTDLASSITSQALNVCGGLGNF; this is encoded by the coding sequence ATGACGGCACCCACGAACCCGGTGGCGCTGGTCACCGGTGCCACGAGCGGCATCGGCCTGGCTGTCGCACGCGACCTGGGGCGCCGCGGCCATCGCGTGTTCCTGTGCGCGCGTACGCCCGAGAAGGTCGCCGAGACGGTGGCTCAGCTGCGGAGCGAGGGCATCGAGGCCGACGGCACCGCGGCCGACGTGCGCGACCGTGAGTCGGTGACGGCGCTGGTCGCCGCCGCGGTGGCCGCGTTCGGCCCGATCAGCGTGCTGGTCAACAACGCCGGCCGCAGCGGTGGCGGTGTGACCGCCGACATCGACGACGACCTCTGGTTCGACGTCATCAACACGAACCTGAACAGCGTCTTCCTGCTGACGCGCGAGGTGCTGAAGAAGGGCGGCATGGAGGGCGCCGCCTACGGCCGGATCATCAACATCGCGTCCACGGCGGGCAAGCAGGGTGTGGTGCTCGGCGCCCCGTACTCCGCGTCCAAGCACGGCGTGGTGGGTTTCACGAAGGCGTTGGGCAACGAGCTGGCGCCGACGGGCATCACCGTGAACGCGGTGTGCCCGGGGTATGTCGAGACGCCGATGGCGCAGAAGGTGCGGGCCGGTTACGCGGCCGCGTACGAGACGTCGGAGGAGGCCGTGATGGCGAAGTTCACGGCGAAGATCCCGCTGGGCCGCTACGCGACGCCGGAGGAGGTCGCGGGCCTGGTCGGCTATCTGACGACCGATCTCGCGTCGTCCATCACCTCGCAGGCGCTGAACGTCTGCGGCGGACTCGGCAATTTCTGA
- a CDS encoding nuclear transport factor 2 family protein, with product MTRSSRVLTTDEAEKSVTILADLTTAVRLPAVESAVLHAEVQQFYTRQMQLLDLHRIEEWGESFTEDATFALPILPEPVRGRADLVSSTRANNARLVEAREQHRHVVSMLDVRPQQDATVQVRSYVAVYATTLGEASRLHRMCVCEDILVRAADGRLQVRTRLVTRDDLA from the coding sequence GTGACGCGCAGCAGCCGCGTGCTGACCACCGACGAAGCGGAGAAGTCCGTGACCATCCTGGCCGATCTCACGACCGCCGTACGGCTGCCCGCCGTCGAGTCCGCGGTCCTGCACGCCGAGGTCCAGCAGTTCTACACCCGCCAGATGCAGCTCCTCGACCTGCACCGCATCGAGGAGTGGGGCGAGTCGTTCACCGAGGACGCCACCTTCGCCCTGCCGATCCTGCCCGAGCCGGTCCGTGGCCGAGCCGACCTCGTCTCCTCCACCCGCGCCAACAACGCCCGGCTCGTCGAGGCCAGGGAACAGCACCGCCACGTCGTCAGCATGCTCGACGTGCGCCCGCAGCAGGACGCCACGGTGCAGGTGCGCTCCTACGTCGCCGTCTACGCCACCACGCTCGGCGAGGCCTCGCGCCTGCACCGGATGTGCGTCTGCGAGGACATCCTCGTGCGCGCCGCGGACGGACGACTCCAGGTCCGTACCCGCCTCGTCACCCGCGACGACCTGGCCTGA
- a CDS encoding serine hydrolase domain-containing protein: MTQTTIARPETSALQTAVQGAADRLVELGAAGVQFRVARGEESFVVTSGIAELGTDRPVPEDGRFRISCITKPFVAVVVLQLVAEGKIDLDRTVESYLPGLLPEYGEKITIRNLMQHTSGLYNYMDSFQKPGDRFLRDRYKHYEPKDLIAIAAAKPLEFEPGTKFMYCNTNYFIIGLLIDKVTGRSYREEITERVLRPLDLTETVLPGDDPNIPEPHARGYMEIGGKPVDVTLMNPSEAGCAGEIISTTKDLDTFFSGLFGGKLLAEAQLAEMTTALPPEMIENLPMGIGYGLGIMKLQNDKDLDLWGHGAGIPGYATLAATTRDLHARVQLSFTIGDKDFGHDAEQAVIRGVNTALCF; the protein is encoded by the coding sequence ATGACCCAGACGACGATCGCCCGGCCGGAGACCTCGGCCCTTCAGACGGCCGTGCAGGGCGCCGCCGACCGGCTCGTGGAACTCGGCGCCGCCGGCGTCCAGTTCCGTGTCGCGCGGGGCGAGGAGTCCTTCGTCGTGACCTCCGGCATCGCCGAGCTGGGCACGGACCGGCCGGTCCCCGAGGACGGCCGCTTCCGCATCTCCTGCATCACCAAGCCGTTCGTCGCGGTCGTGGTGCTCCAGCTGGTCGCCGAGGGCAAGATCGACCTCGACCGCACGGTGGAGAGCTACCTGCCGGGGCTGCTGCCGGAGTACGGCGAGAAGATCACCATCCGCAACCTGATGCAGCACACCAGCGGCCTGTACAACTACATGGACTCGTTCCAGAAGCCGGGTGACCGCTTCCTGCGCGACCGCTACAAGCACTACGAGCCGAAGGACCTCATCGCCATCGCGGCCGCCAAGCCGCTGGAGTTCGAGCCGGGCACGAAGTTCATGTACTGCAACACGAACTACTTCATCATCGGCCTGCTCATCGACAAGGTCACCGGCCGTTCCTACCGCGAAGAGATCACCGAGCGCGTCCTGCGGCCGCTCGACCTCACCGAGACGGTGCTGCCCGGCGACGACCCGAACATCCCGGAGCCGCACGCCCGCGGCTACATGGAGATCGGCGGCAAGCCCGTCGACGTCACCCTGATGAACCCGTCCGAGGCCGGCTGCGCGGGCGAGATCATCTCCACCACCAAGGACCTCGACACCTTCTTCTCCGGCCTGTTCGGCGGCAAGCTCCTGGCCGAGGCGCAGCTGGCGGAGATGACCACGGCCCTGCCGCCGGAGATGATCGAGAACCTGCCCATGGGCATCGGCTACGGCCTGGGCATCATGAAGCTGCAGAACGACAAGGACCTCGACCTGTGGGGCCACGGCGCGGGCATCCCGGGCTACGCCACGCTCGCGGCGACCACCCGTGACCTGCACGCGCGCGTGCAGCTGTCGTTCACCATCGGCGACAAGGACTTCGGCCACGACGCCGAGCAGGCCGTCATCCGCGGTGTCAACACCGCTCTGTGCTTCTGA
- a CDS encoding SDR family NAD(P)-dependent oxidoreductase, which produces MTNTEVRKAVVVTGGGTGIGAATARAFAEDGAHVLVVGRSEATLKETADGYQDRIRVLAADISDAGAPERVVESALREFGRLDVLVNNAAVTGFTGLEGLDRDTVAAHLGTNLLAPVFLTQRALDALEATKGVVVNVSSAGSLGLRAWPDNSVYGMAKVAMDFLTRTWAVELAPRGIRSVGIAPGVVDTGVGVRAGMPQEAYDGFLAQMAGRIPAGRVGRPEDIAWWIVQLTRPEAAYANGTVLAVDGALSVT; this is translated from the coding sequence ATGACGAACACTGAGGTTCGCAAGGCGGTCGTCGTCACCGGTGGCGGCACCGGGATCGGCGCCGCCACCGCCCGCGCCTTCGCCGAGGACGGCGCGCACGTCCTCGTCGTCGGCCGCAGCGAGGCCACGCTGAAGGAGACCGCGGACGGGTACCAGGACCGGATCCGGGTACTGGCCGCGGACATCTCCGACGCCGGAGCGCCCGAACGGGTCGTGGAGAGCGCGCTGCGGGAGTTCGGCCGGCTCGACGTGCTGGTGAACAACGCCGCCGTCACCGGTTTCACGGGCCTCGAGGGCCTGGACCGGGACACGGTCGCAGCGCATCTCGGCACGAACCTGCTGGCCCCCGTCTTCCTGACGCAGCGGGCGCTGGACGCGCTCGAGGCCACCAAAGGCGTCGTCGTCAACGTGAGCTCGGCCGGCTCGCTCGGCCTGCGGGCCTGGCCCGACAACTCGGTGTACGGCATGGCGAAGGTCGCCATGGACTTCCTGACCCGCACCTGGGCCGTCGAGCTCGCGCCGCGCGGCATCCGCTCGGTGGGCATCGCGCCCGGTGTGGTGGACACGGGCGTCGGGGTACGGGCCGGGATGCCGCAGGAGGCCTACGACGGGTTCCTCGCGCAGATGGCCGGGCGCATCCCCGCGGGCCGGGTCGGCCGGCCCGAGGACATCGCCTGGTGGATCGTGCAGCTGACCCGCCCCGAAGCGGCGTACGCCAACGGCACCGTCCTCGCGGTCGACGGCGCGCTCTCGGTCACCTGA
- a CDS encoding class I SAM-dependent methyltransferase has protein sequence MTTETATATYKTKVTAAFNGAAATYDRLDVEFFTPMGSRLVERARPRPGERVLDVGCGLGATLLPAARLIGDEGSALGIDIAAAMIEEAGKEAERQGITNVEVRVMDGEYPDLPARCFDLVLGSYSVIFLPDARAALARYADLLADGGRIGFTSPVFTKDTFPFLPPLFTDLIPMSLLEHLPEAWHPENLHRQLHSWLEDPADLTAALEKAGFTDVEIHDEPVVQTAPSGEAWVTWSHTQGMRLLWQHLPEAEAAALRERIITALDALRGEDGRVRFEVPVRYVTARVAR, from the coding sequence GTGACCACCGAGACCGCGACCGCGACGTACAAGACGAAAGTCACCGCTGCCTTCAACGGGGCCGCGGCGACCTACGACCGGCTGGACGTCGAGTTCTTCACACCGATGGGCAGCCGGCTCGTCGAACGGGCGCGGCCGCGGCCCGGCGAGCGGGTGCTCGACGTCGGCTGCGGGCTCGGTGCCACTCTGCTGCCCGCCGCCCGGCTGATCGGCGACGAGGGCAGCGCGCTCGGCATCGACATCGCCGCGGCCATGATCGAGGAGGCCGGCAAGGAGGCGGAGCGCCAGGGCATCACTAACGTCGAGGTCCGGGTCATGGACGGCGAGTACCCGGACCTGCCGGCGCGCTGCTTCGACCTGGTCCTCGGCAGCTACAGCGTCATCTTCCTGCCCGACGCCCGTGCCGCGCTGGCCCGTTACGCGGACCTGCTGGCCGACGGGGGCCGGATCGGCTTCACCAGCCCCGTGTTCACCAAGGACACCTTCCCGTTCCTTCCGCCGTTGTTCACCGACCTCATCCCGATGTCGCTGCTGGAGCACCTCCCCGAGGCCTGGCACCCGGAGAACCTGCACCGGCAGCTGCACTCCTGGCTGGAGGACCCCGCGGACCTGACGGCGGCCCTGGAGAAGGCGGGCTTCACCGACGTCGAGATCCACGACGAACCGGTCGTCCAGACCGCGCCGTCCGGCGAGGCCTGGGTCACCTGGTCGCACACACAGGGCATGCGCCTGCTGTGGCAGCACCTGCCCGAGGCGGAGGCCGCCGCGCTGCGCGAGCGCATCATCACCGCCCTGGACGCGCTGCGCGGCGAGGACGGCCGGGTCCGTTTCGAGGTCCCGGTCCGGTACGTGACCGCGCGCGTGGCCCGCTGA
- a CDS encoding ester cyclase produces MSSQFDAVRRMIDAYNTGKTDDVADYIHPEYLNPATMEHMDLRGPDSFAMAVKWLRMTFSEQARLVEVSLEENGEWVRANLVLYGTHVGDLVGMPATGREFSGEQIHLIRFVDGKIRDHRDWPDYQGTYRQLGSPWPRPEGWRA; encoded by the coding sequence ATGAGCAGCCAGTTCGACGCTGTGCGCCGGATGATAGACGCGTACAACACCGGAAAGACGGACGATGTCGCCGACTACATCCACCCCGAGTACCTCAACCCGGCCACCATGGAGCACATGGACCTGCGCGGTCCGGACTCCTTCGCGATGGCCGTCAAGTGGCTGCGGATGACCTTCTCCGAGCAGGCCCGCCTCGTCGAGGTGTCGCTGGAGGAGAACGGCGAGTGGGTGCGCGCGAACCTCGTCCTGTACGGCACCCACGTCGGCGACCTGGTCGGCATGCCGGCCACGGGGCGCGAGTTCTCCGGCGAGCAGATCCACCTGATCCGCTTCGTCGACGGCAAGATCCGCGACCACCGGGACTGGCCGGACTACCAGGGCACCTACCGTCAGCTGGGCTCGCCGTGGCCCCGGCCCGAGGGCTGGAGGGCCTGA
- a CDS encoding SDR family oxidoreductase — MILVTGATGKVGREAVEQLVALGKDVRALSRKPAEANLPDAVEVVAGSPGDADALAVALKDVEAALVILSGDVAGEAVTFAAAAKAAGLPRLVLLSSGGVEHPLPHGIADEHRAAEEALEASGAGCTFLRPGPFHANTSWWIRTVREESRVRDWIGNNPGAPIDEYDIASAAVVALTGEGHEGRSYLLTGPEVLTSEEQARILGDVLGRDLEFSVAPQEEVVDVFTGITGDRPAAQTNVAALHSPDVPWSKVSPAVRELTGRDPRPYRAWAVANASLFAPGAEETA; from the coding sequence ATGATCCTGGTGACCGGAGCGACCGGCAAGGTCGGCCGTGAGGCCGTCGAGCAGCTCGTGGCGCTCGGCAAGGACGTACGGGCCCTGAGCAGGAAACCGGCCGAGGCGAATCTGCCGGATGCCGTCGAGGTGGTGGCCGGCAGCCCCGGCGACGCGGACGCCCTGGCCGTCGCGCTCAAGGACGTCGAAGCCGCCCTGGTGATCCTGTCCGGCGACGTCGCGGGGGAGGCCGTCACCTTCGCGGCCGCCGCGAAGGCGGCCGGACTGCCCCGGCTGGTCCTGCTCTCCTCGGGCGGTGTCGAGCATCCGCTGCCGCACGGCATCGCGGACGAACACCGCGCCGCCGAGGAGGCACTGGAGGCGTCCGGCGCGGGCTGCACGTTCCTGCGCCCGGGCCCCTTCCACGCGAACACCTCCTGGTGGATCAGGACGGTCCGCGAGGAGAGCCGCGTCCGCGACTGGATCGGCAACAACCCCGGAGCGCCGATCGACGAGTACGACATCGCCTCGGCGGCCGTCGTGGCACTGACCGGCGAGGGACACGAGGGCAGGTCGTACCTGCTCACCGGCCCCGAGGTCCTCACCTCCGAGGAGCAGGCACGGATCCTGGGCGACGTCCTGGGCCGCGACCTGGAGTTCTCGGTGGCCCCACAGGAAGAGGTCGTCGACGTGTTCACCGGGATCACCGGTGACCGCCCGGCCGCGCAGACCAACGTGGCCGCCCTGCACAGCCCCGACGTGCCGTGGTCGAAGGTGAGCCCGGCGGTGCGCGAGCTGACCGGCCGTGACCCCCGCCCCTACCGTGCGTGGGCCGTGGCGAACGCGTCGCTGTTCGCCCCAGGAGCCGAGGAGACGGCATGA
- a CDS encoding NmrA/HSCARG family protein, translated as MSETGSIVHDDGPVLVIGATGAQGGATARALLSRGRAVHALVRTPDAPAARELAALGAALVQGDLDDEASLRAAMDGVHGVFSVQNFMTKAGLGGEVRQGRAVARAARDTGVAHVVYSSVGGADRHSGVPHFDSKRHIERYLDELGVPSTVLRPTFFMDNFADHLPEVVDGTRVVALALKPDTRVQYIAVEDIGWFAAEAFDRPGEYLGRKLEIAGDELTAAEVAEAFAARTGTPARFQELPLDMVASNPYIPNAPEIALMFEWFQEHGYQADIPALRAAHPGLKSFEAFLKDLDLSA; from the coding sequence ATGAGCGAGACAGGCAGCATCGTGCACGACGACGGACCGGTCCTGGTCATCGGCGCCACCGGAGCCCAGGGCGGCGCCACCGCCCGCGCCCTGCTGTCCCGGGGCCGCGCCGTCCACGCCCTCGTCCGTACGCCCGACGCCCCCGCGGCCCGCGAACTCGCCGCCCTCGGCGCTGCGCTGGTCCAGGGGGACCTCGACGACGAGGCGTCGCTGCGCGCCGCGATGGACGGCGTGCACGGCGTCTTCAGCGTGCAGAACTTCATGACGAAGGCCGGCCTCGGCGGCGAGGTCCGCCAGGGCCGCGCGGTCGCCCGCGCCGCCCGGGACACCGGCGTCGCACACGTCGTCTACAGCTCGGTGGGCGGCGCCGACCGCCACAGCGGCGTACCGCACTTCGACTCCAAGCGGCACATCGAGCGCTACCTCGACGAACTCGGCGTCCCCAGCACCGTCCTGCGCCCGACGTTCTTCATGGACAACTTCGCCGACCACCTTCCGGAGGTCGTCGACGGCACCCGCGTCGTGGCGCTGGCCCTGAAGCCGGACACCCGCGTGCAGTACATCGCGGTCGAGGACATCGGCTGGTTCGCCGCCGAGGCCTTCGACCGGCCGGGGGAGTACCTCGGGAGGAAACTGGAGATCGCCGGCGACGAACTCACCGCCGCCGAGGTCGCCGAGGCCTTCGCCGCCCGCACGGGCACCCCGGCCCGCTTCCAGGAACTCCCCCTGGACATGGTCGCGTCGAACCCGTACATCCCCAACGCGCCCGAGATCGCCCTCATGTTCGAGTGGTTCCAGGAGCACGGCTACCAGGCCGACATCCCCGCCCTGCGCGCCGCCCACCCGGGGCTCAAGTCCTTCGAGGCGTTCCTGAAGGACCTCGACCTGTCCGCGTGA